CCACAACCCGTCCGACTGGAACCATGCGACGCACCGCACTCTTCTTCATACTTCCGGTACTCGTATTTCTGGCAACTCCCGACACAGCCGTTTCACAGGTTGAAGCTGTCGTGGACGAAGGCCGGGAACAGATCGCCGCGTCCGTCGAGGAGTTGTTGATCGCGCCGTGCTGCTGGCGCGCTCCGCTGAGCCAGCACTACTCGGGTACCGCGGAAAGGATGAAAGAGGATCTTCGGGAAATGCTCGCAAACGGGAGGACGCAAGAAGAGATCCTCGATCATTACAAGGCCAAGTACGGAGAACGCATCCTTTCCTCCCCGCCCAATGCCGGATTCAACCGGCTGGCCTATCTCTTCACGCCGCTCATGTTCCTCGTCGGCGGCGGGGTCATCTTCATCACGCTGCGCCGGTGGCGGACCGGACGGCTGAGTCGCGGTGATGCCGAAGGTTCCGCAAGTACAGGCACCGATCCCCGGCACAGAGACCGCATCGACGCCGAACTGAACGCCTACGACTGAACGACCGCCAGTTAACGCCAGCGACCATTACAGCTTTCGATCTCTTTCCAGGCTCTGCCGCTCCGCCCAGGCCTCGCCTTCGCCGTAACTTTCGAAGATATCCTCCAACAGCACTTCCAGCGCGGGGCTGAAGTACCGGCCGCGCCGCCAGGCCACGCCGATGTCCCGGCTGAATTCGAAGCCCTCGACGACAACCTCGCGAAGCGTGCCCGTCGCGATGGATTCCTGAACTGTCAATGAAGGCAGGAAGGAGATCCCCACCCCCGCCTCCACCAGATTCCGCATGGCCTCCGGACTGCGCATTTCCATGACGACGCGCGGCGATACGCCCACCTCGGTGAATCGTTCGTCCACGATCCGCCGCGACAC
This genomic window from Gemmatimonadota bacterium contains:
- a CDS encoding cytochrome c-type biogenesis protein CcmH, which gives rise to MRRTALFFILPVLVFLATPDTAVSQVEAVVDEGREQIAASVEELLIAPCCWRAPLSQHYSGTAERMKEDLREMLANGRTQEEILDHYKAKYGERILSSPPNAGFNRLAYLFTPLMFLVGGGVIFITLRRWRTGRLSRGDAEGSASTGTDPRHRDRIDAELNAYD